From a region of the Paenibacillus sp. FSL R10-2734 genome:
- a CDS encoding response regulator transcription factor, whose protein sequence is METILIIEDDAKLASLLSTYLSKYEFRTVIVEDFNRVLEIFNDTNPDLVLLDVNLPKYDGFYWCRQIRTTSLCPILFISARDSGMDQVMALENGGDDYITKPFHYEVVLAKIRSHLRRAYGSYSQIQEERTLQSGELILYPERYVIQYGGQSSELTQKEAILLEALLLKEGRVVNRERLLDLMWEDQHFIDDNTLNVYITRVRKKLKDLGLGDIVETVRGAGYRLNATKDAP, encoded by the coding sequence ATGGAAACCATTCTAATCATAGAAGACGACGCTAAGCTCGCGAGCCTGCTAAGCACGTATCTATCTAAATATGAATTTCGTACGGTGATAGTAGAGGATTTCAACAGGGTACTGGAGATTTTTAATGACACCAATCCTGACCTTGTTCTGCTGGACGTCAACCTGCCTAAATACGATGGGTTTTATTGGTGCCGCCAGATTCGCACTACCTCACTCTGCCCTATTCTTTTCATATCCGCTCGGGATAGTGGAATGGATCAGGTGATGGCACTAGAGAATGGCGGGGATGATTACATCACCAAGCCTTTTCATTATGAAGTCGTACTTGCCAAAATCCGCAGCCATTTACGCAGAGCTTACGGCTCTTACTCACAGATTCAAGAGGAACGGACGCTCCAATCGGGAGAACTAATTCTTTATCCTGAGCGGTATGTGATTCAGTATGGCGGGCAATCCAGCGAACTGACACAGAAAGAGGCGATCCTGCTCGAAGCTTTATTACTTAAGGAAGGACGTGTCGTAAACCGCGAGCGCCTGCTTGATCTTATGTGGGAAGATCAGCATTTCATTGATGACAATACATTAAATGTCTATATTACCCGTGTTCGCAAAAAGCTTAAAGACCTCGGTCTTGGCGATATTGTGGAAACCGTAAGAGGTGCTGGCTATAGGCTTAATGCTACTAAGGATGCGCCATGA
- a CDS encoding sensor histidine kinase, protein MKLFWKDQLPFILFYLLQVLLVPPLYWLTGEDRPLSIMLYGIALSTVVLLLYLVYRYAQHRRLYAALSNPKSMLEEHLVSLGDTPLPEAIHELLQLIDRQYQDQVNLHVRRMDQHIVFMNRWVHQMKTPLSVIQLSLEDLEDEAAISIQEELERLRRGLEMVIYTSRLDRFENDFQVEPLVLNKVVSESVAENRRLFIRRGIKVNIQINPNFTVYSDAKWLMFMLTQILTNAVNYTSGTDKTVTLSSQHIGTDFVLNITDQGIGISPEDLKRVFNPYFTGERGRQYHESTGMGLYLVREICNRLGHNVELQSKLGEGTTVQITFHNSDHLQK, encoded by the coding sequence ATGAAGCTATTTTGGAAAGACCAGCTTCCATTTATCCTATTCTACCTGCTTCAAGTGCTGCTTGTTCCACCACTATATTGGCTGACAGGTGAGGACAGACCCCTCTCGATCATGCTCTATGGCATAGCCCTGAGCACTGTAGTTCTTCTGTTGTATCTCGTTTACCGATACGCTCAGCACCGGAGATTATACGCAGCGTTAAGTAATCCCAAGAGTATGCTAGAAGAACATCTTGTTTCCTTAGGAGACACCCCGCTACCAGAAGCTATTCATGAGCTATTACAGCTTATCGATCGCCAGTATCAGGACCAGGTCAACCTGCATGTTCGCCGGATGGATCAACATATCGTATTCATGAACCGCTGGGTTCATCAGATGAAGACCCCTCTTTCAGTCATTCAGCTTTCGCTAGAGGATCTTGAGGATGAGGCTGCTATAAGTATTCAGGAGGAATTGGAACGTCTGCGCAGAGGGCTGGAAATGGTGATTTATACTTCAAGGCTGGATCGATTTGAGAATGATTTCCAAGTGGAGCCGCTAGTTCTCAATAAAGTGGTTAGTGAATCTGTGGCCGAGAACCGCAGGCTTTTCATCCGAAGAGGCATAAAGGTAAATATACAAATTAATCCTAACTTCACCGTATATAGTGATGCCAAATGGTTAATGTTTATGCTAACCCAAATCTTGACCAATGCAGTGAATTACACCTCCGGCACTGATAAGACCGTAACCCTCTCATCACAGCACATTGGAACGGATTTCGTACTTAATATTACAGATCAAGGTATCGGCATTTCTCCTGAAGACCTCAAACGAGTGTTTAATCCATACTTCACCGGTGAACGTGGGCGCCAATACCATGAGTCAACAGGAATGGGGCTGTATCTTGTGCGGGAGATTTGCAACCGGCTAGGACATAATGTGGAGCTTCAATCTAAGCTTGGAGAAGGCACTACAGTCCAAATTACTTTTCACAACAGTGACCATTTACAGAAATAA
- a CDS encoding ABC transporter ATP-binding protein: MNVLEVKGLNKVYPGKVTTQALTDIHLSIESGEFVGIMGPSGSGKTTLLNMVSTIDQPSSGEVNINGSNPYLLNKKDLAYFRRRELGFVFQDFNLLETLTVAENIVLPLTLDNRKLSEMEALLQKVATRLNITDILNKRTYEISGGQRQRTAIARAIITSPSIILADEPTGALDSNSSRIVMESLEDINRKEGTTLMLVTHDPLAASYCNRIIFIKDGKLAAEIHRGDNRQAFFQKIIDTLSFWGGNSHELSSIRV; encoded by the coding sequence ATGAATGTTTTAGAAGTCAAAGGACTTAACAAAGTATATCCGGGCAAAGTAACGACACAGGCCCTCACCGATATTCATCTTAGCATTGAAAGTGGTGAATTTGTTGGAATCATGGGCCCCTCAGGGAGCGGCAAAACTACTCTGCTTAACATGGTGTCTACCATCGACCAGCCCTCCTCAGGTGAGGTGAATATCAATGGCAGTAATCCATATCTTTTGAACAAAAAAGACCTTGCTTACTTTCGTCGCAGAGAACTTGGTTTTGTATTCCAAGACTTTAACCTCCTGGAGACTTTAACGGTAGCCGAAAATATCGTGCTTCCCTTAACGCTGGATAATCGCAAGCTCTCCGAGATGGAAGCCTTGCTGCAAAAGGTCGCTACACGCTTGAACATTACGGATATTTTGAATAAACGCACCTATGAAATATCTGGCGGACAACGGCAGCGGACAGCGATTGCCCGAGCAATTATTACTTCACCTTCGATCATCCTAGCAGATGAACCTACAGGGGCACTTGATTCCAATTCCTCACGAATTGTGATGGAGTCGCTAGAGGATATTAACCGCAAAGAGGGTACTACGCTAATGCTCGTGACACATGATCCGCTGGCAGCGAGCTACTGCAATCGAATTATTTTCATCAAAGATGGGAAACTAGCAGCTGAAATTCACCGGGGAGATAACCGCCAAGCCTTCTTCCAAAAGATTATCGACACACTTTCATTCTGGGGAGGGAATAGTCATGAACTTTCCTCAATTCGCGTTTAA
- a CDS encoding ABC transporter permease: MNFPQFAFNNVKRNSRAYFAFFLSSAFMVMIFFSYSVFIYHPGVASIELGANSAAGMQIASYIVFVFAFFFVLYSISAFLKLRNLEFGILMMLGARSGQINKLILIENMLIGLLSIVTGMSFGMLLSKLFLLLSTTIMGMDHLPFYWPVKPLLITSISFISLFLVISIFTLLFIRKHQVLDLLKGSVKPKKEPRVSWLLSLLGLLLLTAGALAIRKQLSPITLLVAAITGIAGTYFFYSQLSVLGIRLLKLSRKRLWRGTNLLWISEMSYKIKDNARMLFLVTVVTSLACMASGFILSINQANVEVYKNSPFAIDYSIYKPGKTPPDLQPIHNKLQNAKVEYTENKIELISASIQSLGKEETQSIDLISWSQFNQLASKMDMSEVAPLSDKEAALLLNPQLDSHNYTTNQKIQLKVQHDAELKLKEVQIPKSHPMGQYTSSLLIVDDSLYNNISSSASKYTRPYVKYLYKIPAWDGPLPVDTSAETIITNELIQWSRDSSNANNQYISILDARADSYLATKQGMAMISFIGIFIALIFSLSSASFLFFKLHTELNADKKMYNALSKIGLSVKEMSASATRQISVLFYIPIIVATIQTLVVIRPVLKQISITNVTVPVLITSGAFLAVQTIYFIIARSRYIQSLKRIMV; this comes from the coding sequence ATGAACTTTCCTCAATTCGCGTTTAACAATGTGAAGCGTAATTCTCGGGCGTATTTTGCCTTTTTCTTAAGTAGTGCTTTTATGGTCATGATCTTCTTTTCTTATTCCGTCTTTATTTATCATCCTGGTGTTGCCAGTATCGAGCTAGGTGCAAATTCAGCCGCTGGTATGCAAATCGCTTCTTATATTGTGTTTGTCTTTGCTTTCTTTTTCGTCCTTTACTCGATTAGTGCATTTCTGAAACTTCGTAATCTGGAGTTCGGCATACTAATGATGTTAGGTGCACGTTCAGGTCAGATCAACAAGCTGATTCTTATAGAAAATATGCTGATCGGACTGCTGTCCATAGTAACAGGTATGTCTTTCGGCATGCTTTTATCTAAGTTGTTTTTGCTGCTCAGCACGACCATTATGGGAATGGATCACTTACCCTTCTATTGGCCAGTGAAGCCGCTGTTGATCACATCTATTTCTTTTATCTCACTGTTTCTGGTCATCTCTATCTTCACACTGTTATTTATCCGTAAACATCAAGTCCTTGATCTGTTAAAAGGGAGTGTTAAACCTAAAAAGGAACCCCGTGTGTCATGGCTGCTCTCACTCCTTGGGCTTCTGTTGTTGACGGCTGGGGCACTCGCCATTCGAAAGCAATTGTCTCCAATTACGTTATTAGTTGCTGCTATCACGGGGATCGCAGGTACCTATTTCTTTTACTCTCAGCTGTCCGTACTCGGAATACGTCTGCTTAAACTAAGTCGCAAGCGACTTTGGCGTGGAACCAACCTGTTATGGATTTCCGAGATGAGTTACAAGATCAAAGATAATGCAAGAATGCTGTTTCTTGTAACGGTTGTAACCTCGCTTGCTTGCATGGCGTCAGGATTTATTTTATCGATTAATCAAGCAAACGTAGAAGTCTATAAAAATAGTCCATTCGCTATAGATTATTCGATTTATAAACCGGGGAAAACTCCCCCTGACTTACAACCCATTCATAATAAATTACAAAACGCCAAAGTGGAGTATACAGAGAATAAAATCGAGCTAATTTCTGCCTCCATTCAGAGTCTGGGTAAAGAAGAAACCCAGAGCATTGATTTAATATCCTGGTCCCAGTTCAATCAATTAGCTTCAAAAATGGATATGTCCGAAGTTGCTCCCTTATCTGACAAAGAAGCTGCCTTACTGCTAAACCCTCAGTTGGATTCACACAATTACACTACTAATCAAAAGATTCAGCTGAAGGTTCAACACGATGCGGAGCTTAAGCTAAAAGAGGTGCAAATTCCGAAGAGCCATCCCATGGGGCAGTATACAAGCTCACTCTTAATTGTAGATGACAGCTTGTACAACAATATCTCTTCTTCAGCATCGAAGTACACGAGACCATATGTGAAATATCTATATAAAATCCCTGCTTGGGACGGTCCATTGCCTGTGGATACCTCAGCTGAAACCATCATCACCAATGAACTGATCCAGTGGAGTAGAGATTCCAGCAATGCCAACAATCAATATATCTCTATATTAGATGCTCGAGCAGATAGTTATCTGGCTACCAAACAAGGTATGGCTATGATTAGCTTTATAGGGATCTTTATAGCGCTTATCTTCTCGCTTTCTTCAGCCAGCTTTCTCTTTTTCAAGCTTCATACTGAGCTGAATGCAGATAAGAAAATGTATAATGCCTTGTCTAAAATCGGTCTAAGTGTCAAAGAAATGTCTGCTTCTGCCACCAGACAAATCTCTGTGCTATTCTATATTCCGATCATTGTCGCCACCATCCAGACGCTTGTCGTCATCCGACCGGTATTGAAGCAAATTAGCATCACGAATGTAACGGTGCCTGTGCTAATTACATCTGGAGCATTCCTTGCTGTGCAAACTATATATTTCATCATAGCGAGATCACGCTACATTCAAAGTCTCAAGAGGATAATGGTATGA
- a CDS encoding DUF418 domain-containing protein — translation MTNMMKRIVTLDVLRGFALIGIIFINIRQMVFGTMELNSLDLQIFRFLDIAVDHRFFVIFSFLFGVGFQLFLSRAEAKGESKPRLLFLRRLFILFLIGLVHQYFQPGETLLIYAVIGLILLPFYKVKSSFVLAAGIVVTLAGLYLGPIVVTFGMFLLGHWSGQIGLFQNPSRYKQGLRITQVISLLLIIPMYFAQQSIMNSTGALDVALAVGGLPVSIFYVTTLTLLMRHETAQKLLAPLASLGRMALTNYLMQTVIILTLSNLLDWPGTVHISTQMIAAAAILLLQIICSTLILKRFRMGPVEYLWRLGTYGRKRMVKQK, via the coding sequence ATGACGAATATGATGAAAAGAATCGTAACCCTCGATGTACTCCGTGGCTTTGCTCTAATAGGTATTATCTTCATTAACATTCGTCAGATGGTATTCGGTACGATGGAATTAAACTCGCTCGATTTGCAGATTTTTCGTTTTCTTGATATCGCAGTGGATCACCGATTTTTTGTGATATTTTCATTTTTATTCGGTGTTGGCTTTCAGTTATTCTTATCCCGGGCTGAAGCTAAAGGGGAGTCTAAGCCCCGTTTATTATTTCTACGTAGACTGTTCATTTTATTTCTAATTGGTCTGGTGCACCAATATTTCCAACCCGGTGAAACCTTGCTCATCTATGCAGTCATTGGACTGATCCTCCTTCCTTTTTATAAGGTAAAGTCAAGTTTTGTATTGGCTGCGGGCATTGTGGTCACCCTCGCAGGTCTCTACTTAGGCCCGATAGTTGTAACATTTGGCATGTTTCTGCTTGGACATTGGAGCGGTCAGATTGGATTATTCCAGAATCCATCACGGTATAAGCAGGGATTACGGATCACCCAAGTAATTTCTCTGCTGCTAATCATTCCAATGTATTTTGCACAACAGAGTATCATGAATAGTACAGGCGCTCTGGATGTAGCCCTCGCAGTAGGCGGGCTTCCAGTCAGTATTTTTTATGTGACGACGCTAACCCTTCTCATGCGCCATGAAACTGCACAGAAACTACTTGCGCCCCTGGCATCTCTAGGCAGAATGGCTTTAACTAATTATTTAATGCAAACCGTTATTATACTAACGCTATCCAATCTGCTAGATTGGCCTGGTACAGTGCATATATCGACACAGATGATTGCGGCAGCGGCCATACTGCTTCTACAAATCATATGTAGTACCCTTATACTCAAACGGTTCCGGATGGGACCCGTAGAATATTTATGGCGACTCGGAACCTATGGTAGAAAACGCATGGTTAAACAGAAATAA
- a CDS encoding YafY family protein produces the protein MSKADHMLSILWMLKQRGRTAGELAEALEISVRSVYRYIDALCISGVPVIADSGPGGGYSLPEHFIEAPLFFDSEEQRALLQASSFSRGTGYPYVGALDRALSKLKRYSNAQQLEQMERHENGIETIHSPSPPLPHLIQELELGIANGHTLQMEYNKGNGGTVSSRAIDPYGLVLWKGQWYSVAYCHERQEIRSFRVDRIIELHRTEAVFARPADFSARDFLLKSLLPARNTEEKLITVVIASDEGILNDLCSHWLFGHTLIQRKDGQAHFQVDETSLLTYVPYFLLPYGTTLRIMEPSSLKERLAAIASNLAVHYKT, from the coding sequence ATGTCTAAGGCTGACCATATGTTATCCATTCTCTGGATGCTCAAGCAGCGGGGAAGAACCGCCGGGGAACTGGCAGAAGCGCTAGAGATCAGTGTCCGGTCTGTGTACAGATACATCGATGCGCTATGCATCAGTGGTGTACCCGTTATCGCGGATAGCGGGCCTGGCGGCGGTTATAGCTTACCGGAACATTTTATCGAAGCTCCATTATTCTTTGACTCCGAAGAGCAGCGTGCCCTTTTACAAGCTTCTTCTTTTTCTAGGGGGACCGGATATCCTTATGTTGGAGCTCTGGACCGAGCCCTATCCAAGCTGAAAAGGTATAGCAATGCCCAGCAATTAGAACAAATGGAGCGCCATGAGAATGGCATTGAGACGATCCACTCTCCTTCCCCTCCACTTCCCCATCTAATTCAAGAATTGGAATTGGGGATAGCGAACGGACACACTCTGCAAATGGAATACAATAAGGGAAATGGCGGTACTGTATCCTCCCGTGCCATTGATCCTTACGGGCTTGTATTGTGGAAGGGGCAATGGTACAGCGTAGCTTACTGCCACGAGCGACAAGAAATTCGTAGTTTCAGGGTCGATAGAATCATTGAACTGCACCGTACAGAAGCTGTGTTTGCTCGTCCGGCTGACTTCTCTGCACGTGATTTTTTGTTAAAGAGCTTGCTGCCTGCACGCAATACCGAGGAGAAACTGATTACAGTAGTCATTGCATCAGACGAGGGAATCTTGAACGATCTATGTAGTCATTGGCTATTTGGGCATACACTGATCCAGCGCAAAGACGGACAAGCCCACTTTCAAGTGGATGAAACTTCTTTACTGACTTATGTACCGTACTTTCTGTTACCTTATGGAACCACATTACGCATCATGGAGCCTTCTTCACTGAAAGAAAGACTAGCCGCCATAGCCTCCAATTTAGCAGTACATTATAAGACTTAG
- a CDS encoding SRPBCC domain-containing protein, translated as MKELHYEFYIDGTPEQVWETLVSPEGTKQIYYGSVIRSTFKEGELLEYIGPGADGDETLHVYGTLLEFTPQKALRFTHKVGPSYHKGHERYESRISWLLEPVGGTTKLTLIHDEWHPEDPSYAGSTSAWSQILSNTKTLVETGRTLDFGSWT; from the coding sequence ATGAAGGAACTACACTATGAATTTTATATTGACGGAACACCTGAGCAGGTATGGGAAACCTTGGTTTCTCCGGAAGGTACGAAGCAGATTTATTACGGCAGCGTAATTCGTTCGACCTTCAAGGAAGGAGAATTACTGGAATACATAGGACCCGGTGCAGATGGAGATGAAACGCTGCATGTCTATGGCACTCTGCTGGAGTTCACCCCACAAAAAGCACTACGTTTCACGCATAAGGTCGGCCCGTCCTATCACAAAGGACATGAAAGATATGAATCCCGTATTTCTTGGCTGCTTGAACCAGTGGGTGGAACCACTAAGCTCACGCTTATCCACGATGAATGGCATCCTGAAGATCCTTCGTATGCTGGCAGCACCAGCGCTTGGTCGCAAATTCTAAGTAATACTAAAACCTTAGTAGAGACTGGACGCACGCTTGATTTTGGAAGCTGGACATAG
- a CDS encoding FeoA family protein, translated as MSGTSIPLSEAAKGSTLRISGIEVQGVLRRRLLDLGFVVGNAVEVLRRSPLGDPIAFRVSNTTIALRREESSLIFGEIIGGVEA; from the coding sequence ATGTCTGGAACTAGTATTCCATTATCAGAAGCGGCTAAAGGCAGCACGCTGCGTATTAGCGGCATTGAAGTTCAGGGTGTGCTAAGGAGAAGATTGCTGGATCTCGGGTTCGTAGTCGGTAATGCCGTTGAGGTGTTGCGACGCAGTCCATTAGGAGATCCTATTGCCTTTCGAGTAAGCAATACGACCATTGCACTGCGTAGAGAAGAGAGCTCTTTAATATTTGGAGAAATCATCGGAGGTGTAGAAGCATGA
- a CDS encoding FeoB small GTPase domain-containing protein, with amino-acid sequence MSHFTVAFAGNPNTGKSTLFNLLTGMRQHTGNWAGKTVITAEGEFKHKEHSYLAVDLPGTYSLYSNSADEEAARDYIIFEQPDVTLVVLDATSLERNLNLALQVLEITGRAVVCINLIDEARKLGIDINLKSISKRLGVPVVAISARNKIGIEALLDQVERVATGAFTAQPLRITYNAEIERGIAEVTPLVEQTIGSKYPARWIALRLLDGDDSLLTSLKENMKNKDIPEAKEVIGHGVTAYH; translated from the coding sequence ATGAGTCATTTCACAGTCGCTTTTGCAGGCAATCCTAACACTGGAAAAAGCACACTTTTCAATCTGCTGACCGGCATGCGCCAGCACACAGGAAACTGGGCAGGTAAAACCGTCATTACTGCTGAAGGTGAGTTCAAACACAAAGAACATTCGTACCTCGCAGTAGATCTCCCGGGTACATATTCCCTGTACTCAAACTCCGCTGATGAAGAAGCGGCTAGAGATTATATTATTTTTGAACAGCCCGATGTGACACTAGTTGTTCTTGACGCTACATCGCTGGAACGTAATCTCAACCTTGCCTTGCAAGTGCTGGAGATTACGGGAAGGGCTGTTGTCTGCATCAACCTCATCGATGAAGCTCGTAAACTAGGCATCGACATTAACTTGAAGAGCATCTCCAAACGTCTCGGTGTGCCTGTCGTGGCGATATCGGCTCGCAATAAAATCGGTATTGAAGCGTTGTTGGATCAGGTGGAGCGAGTGGCTACAGGCGCATTCACAGCACAGCCACTACGTATTACTTACAACGCGGAGATCGAACGAGGAATTGCAGAGGTTACCCCACTGGTAGAGCAAACCATCGGCAGCAAATATCCGGCTCGCTGGATTGCACTACGCCTGCTCGACGGTGATGACAGCCTGCTAACTTCGCTTAAAGAGAATATGAAGAATAAAGATATACCTGAAGCAAAGGAGGTCATCGGTCATGGAGTCACCGCATATCACTAA
- a CDS encoding nucleoside recognition domain-containing protein, whose protein sequence is MESPHITKGLDPLDSLLSTAKKLADGGAIRDEIVSGIYGVSAGICGDAITYKDKKKLNSTYKLDNIVTSKIWGFPIMLAILGIVFWITIAGANYPSSWLASFFGFIEGYLTAGFAAIHAPAWLHGVLVLGLYRGTSWVISVMLPPMMIFFPVFALLENFGYLPRVAFNMDRLFKKSGGHGKQALTMSMGFGCNAAAILSTRIIESPRERMLAILTNNFVPCNGRWPTLILLSSLFMAGAATTGALRSLTTASVLMGMVLIGIIVTLTVSWVMSKTALRGVPTHYTLELPPYRRPQIWKTILISSKDKSLNVLTRAIVVAAPAGIITWILGNLFIGGDSVLNHMAAFFDPFAQLLGMDGFIIMAFILGLPANEIVLPILLMGYMSSGAMVDIDSLGSIKDVFLSHGWTWLTALNMMLFSLLHYPCGTTLVNIYKETKSMKWAVLSAVIPLGIAIGVTFAIAQLARLFGWV, encoded by the coding sequence ATGGAGTCACCGCATATCACTAAGGGATTAGATCCTCTAGATTCCCTGTTGTCTACAGCGAAAAAGCTCGCTGACGGCGGAGCGATACGGGATGAGATTGTCAGCGGCATTTATGGCGTATCTGCAGGCATATGCGGGGATGCAATCACCTATAAGGATAAGAAGAAGCTGAACAGCACTTATAAGCTTGATAATATCGTAACCTCGAAAATTTGGGGTTTTCCCATTATGCTCGCCATCCTCGGTATCGTGTTCTGGATTACGATTGCCGGAGCTAACTATCCTTCAAGCTGGCTTGCCTCTTTCTTCGGCTTCATTGAAGGATATCTGACTGCCGGATTTGCGGCGATCCATGCCCCAGCTTGGCTGCACGGTGTGCTTGTTCTCGGATTATATCGAGGAACCTCATGGGTAATCAGCGTCATGCTGCCGCCAATGATGATATTTTTCCCAGTGTTCGCGCTGCTTGAGAATTTCGGGTATTTGCCAAGGGTTGCTTTTAACATGGACCGGTTGTTCAAAAAATCAGGAGGTCACGGCAAGCAAGCCTTGACCATGTCTATGGGGTTCGGCTGTAACGCCGCCGCGATCCTTTCCACACGAATCATCGAGTCGCCGCGTGAACGTATGCTCGCGATTCTGACCAACAATTTCGTTCCATGTAACGGCCGCTGGCCGACATTGATTCTATTGTCTTCCTTATTTATGGCAGGAGCCGCTACAACAGGCGCACTCCGTTCGCTCACAACCGCCTCCGTACTCATGGGGATGGTGCTAATCGGCATCATTGTTACCCTAACGGTTTCCTGGGTCATGTCCAAAACTGCACTACGCGGTGTTCCAACACATTACACACTAGAGCTCCCACCCTATCGTCGGCCGCAAATTTGGAAAACCATACTTATTTCCTCCAAAGATAAGTCCCTTAACGTACTTACTCGGGCAATCGTAGTAGCAGCCCCTGCTGGAATTATCACTTGGATCTTAGGTAATCTGTTTATCGGCGGAGATTCTGTCCTGAATCATATGGCAGCATTCTTCGATCCATTTGCTCAACTGCTTGGTATGGATGGTTTTATTATTATGGCCTTTATTCTTGGACTGCCCGCAAATGAAATTGTATTACCTATCCTGCTTATGGGCTATATGTCCTCAGGAGCTATGGTCGATATCGACAGCTTAGGAAGCATCAAAGATGTCTTTCTATCCCATGGCTGGACTTGGTTGACTGCACTTAATATGATGCTGTTCTCCCTGCTCCACTATCCGTGCGGCACCACACTCGTGAACATTTACAAGGAAACGAAAAGCATGAAGTGGGCTGTTCTCTCTGCTGTCATTCCGCTCGGTATCGCCATCGGTGTTACCTTCGCCATCGCTCAGCTCGCTCGATTGTTTGGGTGGGTGTGA
- a CDS encoding PLP-dependent aminotransferase family protein yields MGKTVRAEHNHPLFRQVYEFLVNRLERGEWGEHDKLPSIRLLAEELKVHRLTVFKAYRMLTEDGKVYVKDKSGYYVAPVSLLPIVEEHAAVSAYTLTNPLSDIQRVPAKYQFSQALIDPGLLPNLFLSDYVKKVFDLYPKVMGTYSSIQGDDELRETLSCHFRKHHRLQLSSEELLITSGAQQAINLIAGIVLGPLDTVLVERPTYSVAMDIFRREGARLVPVEITPDGYDLEKVEALMKKHKPRMFYINPTHHNPTGYTVPVQQRKLLVELAERYRCLLVEDDPFRDMYFEEEPPPPFFAYDTEGWVIYISSFSKYVAPGLRICAVACRHPFMERLITAKSIADNGTPLLNQKIFLHYYTSPRLQQHLGKLRIALQVHKEIVEEELAATGWEWVTPQGGLNLWVKLPDHLSVDRLFASSMAQSIAFVPGQLFDPFGEMKSRIRICYSFASEGVLREGIQRLVGIARGL; encoded by the coding sequence GTGGGAAAAACAGTGAGAGCGGAGCATAATCATCCTTTGTTTCGACAGGTATATGAATTTCTAGTGAATCGCTTGGAGCGAGGGGAGTGGGGGGAACATGATAAGCTCCCTTCCATACGGCTATTAGCGGAGGAATTGAAGGTACACCGACTGACGGTGTTCAAAGCGTATAGAATGCTGACGGAGGATGGAAAGGTTTATGTAAAAGATAAATCCGGTTATTATGTGGCGCCAGTTAGCCTGCTTCCTATTGTAGAGGAGCACGCCGCGGTATCTGCCTATACGCTCACAAATCCGCTTTCGGATATACAGAGAGTGCCGGCTAAGTATCAGTTCTCGCAAGCGCTGATTGATCCCGGCCTCTTGCCGAATCTATTTCTATCTGACTATGTCAAAAAAGTGTTCGATTTATACCCTAAGGTAATGGGGACGTACTCCTCTATACAGGGCGATGACGAGCTACGTGAGACGCTTAGTTGTCACTTTCGGAAGCATCATCGGCTACAGTTATCCTCGGAAGAGCTGCTTATTACTTCGGGTGCACAGCAGGCGATCAATCTGATCGCAGGAATTGTACTCGGGCCTTTGGACACAGTACTTGTGGAGCGGCCAACCTACAGTGTGGCTATGGATATTTTTCGCCGGGAGGGGGCGAGGTTAGTTCCGGTTGAGATCACGCCGGATGGATATGATTTGGAAAAAGTAGAAGCATTGATGAAAAAGCATAAGCCGCGCATGTTCTACATCAATCCGACCCATCACAATCCAACCGGATACACGGTACCAGTCCAGCAGCGCAAACTGTTGGTGGAGCTTGCCGAGCGTTATCGTTGTCTACTGGTGGAAGATGATCCGTTCCGCGATATGTATTTTGAAGAGGAGCCCCCGCCACCTTTCTTTGCTTACGATACGGAAGGCTGGGTGATCTATATTAGTAGCTTCAGTAAATATGTAGCCCCAGGCCTTCGGATCTGTGCGGTGGCTTGCCGACATCCGTTTATGGAGCGCTTAATCACGGCCAAATCAATCGCGGACAATGGGACTCCGCTCCTTAACCAGAAAATATTCCTACATTACTATACTTCACCACGCTTGCAGCAGCATCTCGGTAAGCTACGTATTGCACTTCAGGTGCATAAGGAAATCGTAGAAGAGGAGCTGGCTGCGACTGGGTGGGAGTGGGTGACTCCGCAAGGTGGATTAAATCTATGGGTGAAGCTGCCAGACCATCTTTCGGTGGATAGGTTATTTGCATCAAGTATGGCGCAGTCTATCGCCTTCGTTCCAGGGCAACTGTTTGATCCGTTTGGTGAGATGAAATCGAGGATTCGAATATGCTATTCCTTCGCAAGTGAAGGGGTGCTGCGTGAAGGGATTCAGCGGTTGGTTGGGATTGCGCGAGGTTTGTGA